Proteins found in one Isachenkonia alkalipeptolytica genomic segment:
- a CDS encoding M20/M25/M40 family metallo-hydrolase, with protein MLSEKQQKIIESIFYRLVAIRSDTNSIYEPIIEDVILNWFREREYFQENPEYFGTEPLEDDAFRREVVWALVRGEGKETVVLIHHHDAVGIEEYGSLEDMAFRPEELKEALKSRVKKKAVLRDLQDENWIFGRGTADMKSGAALQMGVVDHFTKRKDFKGNLLILSVPDEETISKGMLQGVELLHKLHQKYGLNYKLAINSEPYFNNVRDKALYYEGSVGKVMPIIYAKGVTSHISNPYNGISPSMIMANIQRRTELNPGLCDVHENDATPPPMWVHLKDQKKVYDASIPEAAVGFFNWLTFVKEPHEILESLKEFAQEAVTETLVFVDGSYQAFCEMNHQDYEPIDYSPIILDFEEAYEWAKEDGGERFVTEYEETLFLLKQDFKDNKVTLPELSVKLIALAGEHINIEEPVVIIGLSGPYYPHINNHNIIGDDLKLDERLNRITKQYYNFAFQKNEYFMGMSDLSYCGFTGKPEDIAVIKRNSPGWDEVYSIPFKEMQKLNMKVVNIGPWGKDLHQRSERVYAPDVFERIPTIIKDLIEEVLTGEEQSEEVG; from the coding sequence ATGCTATCGGAAAAACAGCAAAAAATTATCGAGTCCATCTTTTACCGTCTGGTGGCGATTCGAAGTGATACCAATTCAATCTATGAACCGATTATTGAGGATGTAATTCTTAACTGGTTCCGGGAAAGGGAATATTTTCAGGAGAACCCGGAATATTTTGGTACGGAACCCCTGGAAGATGATGCTTTTCGAAGGGAAGTGGTGTGGGCCTTAGTAAGGGGAGAAGGAAAAGAGACGGTGGTACTGATTCATCATCACGATGCGGTGGGAATCGAGGAATATGGCAGTCTGGAGGATATGGCCTTTCGTCCGGAAGAGCTGAAGGAAGCCTTGAAGAGTCGAGTGAAAAAGAAAGCGGTACTTCGGGATCTTCAGGATGAGAACTGGATTTTTGGTCGGGGCACGGCGGATATGAAAAGCGGTGCCGCCCTTCAAATGGGCGTGGTGGATCATTTCACTAAACGAAAAGATTTTAAAGGCAACCTCCTGATTTTATCCGTTCCCGATGAAGAAACCATTTCTAAGGGCATGCTTCAGGGGGTGGAGCTCCTTCATAAACTCCATCAGAAATACGGGCTGAACTATAAACTGGCCATCAACTCGGAACCCTACTTTAACAATGTGCGGGACAAAGCCCTATACTACGAAGGCAGTGTGGGAAAGGTGATGCCCATTATTTACGCTAAAGGGGTGACCAGTCACATCAGCAATCCCTATAACGGCATCAGTCCCTCGATGATCATGGCCAACATTCAGCGGCGAACGGAACTAAACCCGGGACTATGCGATGTTCATGAAAATGATGCCACGCCGCCACCGATGTGGGTTCATTTGAAGGATCAAAAAAAGGTGTACGACGCCTCTATTCCCGAAGCAGCGGTGGGCTTTTTCAACTGGCTGACCTTTGTAAAGGAACCCCATGAGATCCTGGAATCCCTTAAAGAGTTTGCTCAGGAAGCGGTAACGGAAACCCTGGTATTTGTGGATGGGTCCTATCAGGCTTTTTGTGAAATGAATCACCAGGACTACGAGCCCATTGATTACTCCCCTATAATTTTAGACTTTGAAGAGGCCTATGAGTGGGCAAAGGAAGACGGGGGAGAACGGTTTGTAACAGAATATGAGGAGACCCTGTTTTTATTAAAACAGGATTTTAAAGATAATAAGGTAACCCTGCCGGAATTGTCGGTTAAGCTTATTGCCTTAGCCGGCGAGCACATTAACATCGAGGAACCCGTGGTGATCATTGGGCTTTCAGGACCCTATTATCCCCATATCAACAATCATAATATCATCGGAGATGATTTGAAACTGGATGAGCGTTTAAATCGAATTACGAAGCAATACTACAACTTTGCCTTTCAAAAAAACGAATACTTCATGGGGATGAGTGATTTAAGCTACTGTGGATTCACAGGAAAGCCCGAGGATATTGCTGTCATCAAACGAAACAGTCCCGGCTGGGATGAGGTGTATAGTATCCCCTTTAAAGAAATGCAAAAGCTGAATATGAAAGTGGTAAACATCGGTCCCTGGGGTAAAGACCTGCATCAACGGTCGGAAAGGGTGTACGCCCCTGACGTTTTTGAAAGGATCCCGACGATTATTAAAGATTTAATTGAAGAGGTTCTAACAGGGGAAGAGCAAAGTGAAGAGGTAGGCTGA
- a CDS encoding MutS family DNA mismatch repair protein: protein MEMEYTKAEKVYPRYHRGEEKFHKRWEKLHQRQKKLSNLRVAMVLIFLSTGFMLAFQRENLLLWTGFIFSFIGFVAFVLSHETLKEGEQYLKGYQDLYKKQRMRKEGRWREFEQRGTEFIDRDHSFSYDLDIFGQNSIFQWIDDTTSALGKQKLYQLLISPLEKEEAIIRRQNLLEELGKKELWVRRFLVEGRVGRKKQKDFREVIQWGSTLNPTFSKPAVIFAVKALPWVTLLTGLAGIFTELPLGPFVLLLALHGVLFALGFLKRGRVLGMVKDYQLELNQYIRQLKVFEKHRFNSEALQALQQSLKAEGGKSGTEQLKALEKLANRTLNKQNMLFIPINILTLWDYRCLVDLEQWKRESGKALEQWIDTLGEVEALVSLSNIHRDHRDWALPKVAQEPSVYHGKALAHPLISGGAVSNDIVLNPDNPILLITGSNMSGKSTYLRTAGINLLFMNIGTKVCAREMEASLMKIHTCMRISDNIEKNISSFYGEILRIKEIVEETKKGKPVFFLLDEIFKGTNSMDRHLGAKILIQQLYETGGVGLVSTHDLELTELEENPKVGVKNYHFQETYKDGEIQFDYKLRPGASRTTNALYLMEMAGVEVTNRGDPVKNSKENPK, encoded by the coding sequence ATGGAAATGGAATACACAAAGGCTGAGAAGGTTTACCCCAGGTATCATAGGGGGGAAGAGAAGTTTCATAAACGATGGGAGAAACTCCATCAACGGCAAAAAAAACTGAGCAACCTTCGGGTGGCCATGGTGCTGATATTTTTGAGCACCGGTTTTATGCTTGCTTTTCAGCGGGAGAATCTTTTGTTATGGACAGGGTTTATCTTCTCTTTTATTGGCTTTGTGGCCTTTGTCCTCAGCCATGAAACCTTAAAGGAAGGGGAGCAGTATTTAAAAGGATATCAGGACCTCTATAAAAAGCAGCGAATGAGAAAAGAAGGTCGTTGGCGGGAGTTTGAACAGCGGGGAACGGAGTTTATCGACCGGGACCACAGCTTTTCCTACGACCTGGATATTTTTGGGCAGAACTCCATCTTTCAATGGATTGATGATACCACTTCCGCTCTTGGGAAACAAAAGCTCTATCAACTGTTAATCAGCCCCTTGGAAAAAGAAGAGGCCATTATCCGGCGACAAAATCTGTTAGAGGAACTGGGGAAAAAAGAGCTTTGGGTTCGAAGGTTTCTGGTGGAAGGAAGGGTCGGCCGGAAAAAGCAGAAAGACTTCCGGGAAGTGATCCAGTGGGGAAGCACGCTGAACCCGACTTTTTCAAAGCCCGCGGTGATTTTCGCCGTGAAGGCTCTTCCCTGGGTTACATTACTGACAGGACTTGCAGGTATTTTCACCGAGCTTCCCCTAGGGCCCTTCGTATTGCTGCTGGCACTCCACGGTGTACTTTTTGCCCTGGGATTTTTAAAGCGAGGAAGAGTGCTGGGCATGGTTAAGGATTATCAGCTGGAACTGAACCAGTACATCCGGCAGTTGAAAGTGTTTGAGAAACACCGGTTTAACAGTGAAGCCCTACAAGCCCTGCAGCAGTCTTTAAAAGCCGAAGGGGGAAAATCGGGAACGGAACAATTAAAAGCATTGGAAAAACTGGCCAATCGTACGTTAAACAAGCAGAACATGCTGTTTATTCCCATTAACATACTCACCCTTTGGGATTACCGTTGTTTGGTAGATTTGGAACAGTGGAAGAGGGAGTCGGGAAAGGCCCTGGAGCAATGGATCGATACCCTGGGGGAAGTGGAGGCCCTGGTGAGCCTGTCGAATATTCACCGGGATCACCGGGACTGGGCCCTGCCCAAGGTGGCACAGGAACCCTCGGTCTATCATGGGAAAGCCCTGGCCCATCCCCTCATTAGCGGGGGAGCGGTGAGTAATGATATTGTCTTAAACCCTGATAATCCCATTCTATTGATTACAGGATCGAATATGTCTGGGAAAAGTACTTATCTGAGAACCGCCGGGATCAATCTTCTTTTTATGAACATCGGAACCAAGGTCTGTGCCCGGGAAATGGAAGCATCCCTGATGAAGATTCATACCTGTATGCGAATCAGCGATAACATTGAAAAAAACATTTCCTCCTTCTACGGAGAAATCCTTCGAATCAAAGAGATTGTGGAGGAGACGAAAAAAGGAAAACCGGTATTTTTCCTGTTGGATGAAATATTTAAAGGAACCAATTCCATGGACCGCCATCTCGGGGCGAAGATACTGATTCAGCAGCTTTATGAAACCGGAGGGGTGGGTCTGGTATCCACCCATGACTTGGAGCTTACGGAACTGGAGGAAAATCCGAAGGTGGGGGTGAAAAATTATCATTTTCAAGAAACCTATAAAGACGGGGAAATTCAATTTGACTACAAGCTTCGACCGGGAGCCTCCAGAACGACCAACGCCCTGTATCTAATGGAAATGGCGGGGGTAGAGGTTACAAACCGAGGGGACCCTGTTAAAAATTCAAAGGAAAATCCGAAATGA
- a CDS encoding aminotransferase has translation MKIKPFGVEEWMNQYENDALYNLGETCVKSLTVKELLNFQGRGKEALEEIYDMQLTYGAIPGTDKLREGVAGLYESGNIANVVIAHGGIGANHLVFSALVEPGDEVISVMPTYQQHYSIPESLGATVKILPLTLENGFLPDIGALKKMANENTKLIAINNPNNPTGSLMDKASLEEIVEIAKAHDSYILSDEVYRGLNHQGAAFGPSIFDLYEKGISTGSMSKVFSLAGLRIGWIMAGKETVREINIHRDYNTISCGKIDDYLAGIALEVKDKILKRNRSLILENAKILEEWVKREPRITYQKPAAGTTALIQYDYKIKSRDLASSLLRETGAFVVPGEALEQEGYLRIGYANDSKTVKEGLDKISGYFRILEKEGK, from the coding sequence ATGAAAATCAAACCCTTTGGCGTTGAGGAATGGATGAATCAATACGAAAATGATGCGCTATACAATTTAGGGGAAACCTGTGTAAAATCCCTGACGGTAAAAGAATTGTTAAATTTCCAAGGGCGGGGAAAGGAAGCCCTCGAGGAGATTTATGACATGCAGCTGACCTACGGAGCCATCCCCGGCACGGATAAACTGCGAGAAGGGGTGGCCGGTCTCTATGAGTCGGGAAACATCGCCAATGTGGTGATTGCCCATGGGGGAATCGGCGCCAATCACCTGGTCTTTTCCGCCTTGGTGGAACCGGGGGATGAAGTGATTTCCGTTATGCCCACCTATCAGCAGCACTATTCCATTCCCGAATCCCTGGGGGCAACGGTGAAAATTCTACCCTTAACCCTGGAAAATGGATTTTTGCCGGATATAGGGGCACTGAAAAAAATGGCGAACGAAAACACGAAACTGATTGCCATCAATAACCCCAATAATCCCACGGGATCGTTAATGGATAAAGCATCTTTAGAAGAAATTGTAGAAATCGCGAAAGCCCACGATAGCTATATTCTCTCTGATGAAGTGTACCGGGGTTTGAATCATCAAGGGGCAGCCTTCGGGCCGTCGATTTTTGATTTATATGAAAAGGGGATCTCCACGGGAAGCATGTCCAAGGTTTTTTCCCTAGCGGGGCTTCGCATCGGTTGGATTATGGCAGGGAAGGAAACGGTTCGGGAAATTAACATCCACCGGGATTACAACACCATCTCCTGCGGGAAAATTGATGATTACTTAGCGGGGATTGCCCTGGAGGTAAAGGATAAAATTTTAAAGAGGAATCGAAGCCTGATCCTGGAAAATGCCAAAATTCTGGAGGAATGGGTGAAACGGGAACCGCGCATTACCTATCAAAAGCCCGCCGCCGGAACCACCGCTTTAATTCAATACGACTATAAGATCAAGTCAAGGGATCTAGCCTCAAGCCTCCTTCGAGAGACCGGTGCCTTTGTGGTCCCTGGGGAGGCCCTGGAGCAGGAGGGCTATTTAAGGATCGGATATGCTAATGATTCCAAAACAGTGAAAGAGGGCCTGGATAAAATTTCCGGGTACTTTAGAATCTTAGAAAAAGAAGGGAAATAA
- a CDS encoding class D sortase → MKKKIPYLIILLGVLVAVYPFASNLYSSYWENRMLDEAEALLGGENLAVEEDLSQTAAYSFTQMNQAFEEEEAEDQDNPPSQEEPAESSSQERTAPLDDGPSDSEVSYVERGAVIGKIEIPSIDVNLPLLFGSDAQTLDRGAGQMIGTAAPGEIGNTAIAGHRANRDGRFFYRLNELDVGDEIIVQTQDGTFVYTVYDTKIVDPTDLSVLNRNQTDRIVTLITCHPRYTADYRLIVHGRIAEDG, encoded by the coding sequence ATGAAGAAAAAAATTCCCTATTTAATCATACTTCTCGGTGTGCTTGTGGCGGTCTATCCCTTTGCCAGCAACCTTTACAGCTCCTATTGGGAGAATCGCATGCTTGATGAAGCGGAAGCCTTGCTCGGTGGAGAGAACCTGGCTGTTGAAGAAGACCTCTCCCAAACCGCGGCCTACAGCTTTACTCAAATGAATCAGGCCTTCGAAGAGGAGGAAGCTGAAGACCAAGATAATCCGCCCTCCCAGGAGGAGCCGGCGGAGTCTTCTTCCCAGGAAAGAACCGCGCCTCTTGACGACGGGCCTTCTGACAGTGAGGTAAGTTATGTTGAACGAGGCGCCGTCATCGGGAAAATAGAAATCCCTTCGATTGATGTAAACCTTCCCTTACTCTTTGGAAGCGATGCCCAAACCTTGGATCGGGGAGCCGGTCAAATGATTGGAACCGCCGCCCCCGGTGAAATCGGAAACACCGCCATTGCCGGACATCGAGCCAACCGGGACGGTCGATTCTTCTATCGTTTAAATGAACTGGATGTAGGGGATGAAATTATTGTTCAAACCCAAGACGGGACCTTTGTGTATACGGTTTACGATACCAAAATCGTGGATCCCACGGATTTATCCGTCCTCAACCGAAACCAGACCGATCGTATTGTTACCTTAATTACCTGTCATCCACGATATACCGCAGATTACCGGTTAATTGTCCACGGAAGAATAGCCGAGGATGGATAA
- a CDS encoding NCS2 family permease, with amino-acid sequence MTERTYDQPKIRNKEKRNRLRNFFESFYQLSHFGTDIKTEITAGITTFLTMAYVLVVIPGFLADAGMPPEGLYTSVCLIAIIGTFAHAFVSKLPLATSPGLGLTIFFAYTVVGPMGYTWQQGLAAVTVSGMVFFIISITPARAKIMNSLPQTIKIAITGGIGLFIALIGFQNAGIVVAEEGGMYFGNLGNPSVLLSIIGLFTTLLLMAKGFKAALILSIAFTTVIGIPLGVTDLSGIGFLSMPPSIGGTFFQQDFMGLLGNDGIGFALLNIIMVILTISLVDLFDNIGTILAVADRGKLYNENGEVRNMKKALLCDSVSTTISSFIGTTTTSTYLECSAGIASGGKTGLTALTTGILFVVALFFSGIVGIIPGAATAPALIVIGILMMNSLTKLDFSDITEGAPAFFTIALMPFTSSIAEGIAGGIISYVILKVATRRFQEINPVMVILAILFVIRFMTL; translated from the coding sequence TTGACAGAGCGAACCTATGATCAACCAAAAATTCGTAACAAGGAAAAACGCAACAGGCTTCGGAATTTTTTCGAAAGCTTTTACCAGCTTTCCCATTTTGGCACCGATATTAAAACCGAAATTACCGCAGGCATTACAACCTTCTTAACCATGGCCTATGTTCTTGTGGTGATCCCCGGCTTTTTAGCCGATGCGGGAATGCCCCCGGAAGGGCTGTATACTTCCGTTTGCCTTATTGCCATCATCGGAACCTTTGCCCATGCCTTTGTTTCCAAACTGCCCTTGGCCACTTCTCCCGGTTTGGGCCTTACCATCTTTTTTGCCTATACGGTGGTAGGTCCCATGGGATATACCTGGCAACAGGGCCTTGCGGCGGTTACGGTTTCGGGAATGGTGTTTTTCATCATCTCCATTACCCCCGCCCGGGCGAAAATTATGAACAGCCTGCCCCAAACCATTAAAATTGCCATTACCGGGGGAATCGGTCTGTTTATTGCTTTAATCGGCTTTCAAAATGCAGGCATCGTCGTCGCAGAAGAGGGCGGCATGTATTTTGGAAATCTTGGAAACCCCAGTGTCCTCCTCAGCATTATCGGACTTTTTACCACTCTTTTGCTGATGGCAAAGGGGTTCAAAGCAGCGTTGATACTATCCATCGCCTTCACTACGGTCATCGGGATTCCCCTTGGGGTAACCGATCTGTCGGGGATCGGCTTTTTATCCATGCCGCCTTCCATCGGCGGTACCTTCTTCCAACAGGATTTCATGGGACTACTGGGTAATGATGGCATCGGATTTGCCCTATTAAATATTATCATGGTGATCTTAACCATTTCCCTGGTGGATTTATTTGATAATATCGGAACCATTCTTGCGGTAGCCGATCGAGGAAAGCTTTACAATGAAAATGGGGAAGTGCGAAACATGAAAAAAGCCCTCCTTTGTGATTCCGTTTCCACCACCATCAGCTCTTTTATCGGCACCACCACCACCTCTACCTATTTAGAGTGTTCTGCAGGGATCGCCTCCGGGGGAAAGACCGGACTTACCGCCCTGACTACGGGAATTCTCTTTGTGGTTGCCCTGTTTTTCTCAGGGATTGTGGGCATCATTCCCGGCGCCGCCACGGCTCCCGCCTTAATTGTTATCGGTATCCTTATGATGAACAGCTTAACCAAGCTGGACTTTTCTGATATTACCGAAGGGGCCCCCGCCTTTTTCACCATTGCCCTGATGCCCTTTACCAGCAGCATTGCCGAAGGGATTGCCGGCGGGATCATCTCCTATGTGATTTTAAAAGTAGCCACTAGAAGATTTCAGGAGATCAATCCTGTGATGGTGATTTTAGCGATCTTATTTGTGATTCGGTTTATGACCCTTTAG
- a CDS encoding DUF3048 domain-containing protein yields the protein MYRKITIMALILLLFIGMASGHKSEVYGSPDNPLEEVEEIEDDIAEYEETIRLLNEDIEGRLERLDELDRELAKIEQELEDTEAALMDSQKRLEETTKQFGGRVRSSYMKGGTSYLETLLAADNFGDLIIRLAYMQRIADRDAELISSVREEQQRTEEQRLAMEEQRDNIEDRKFQMQAERINLEDQRETLTLLLEASREELEEALTRVPQSEGKPIYGIALDNHPNARPQHGLSQANIVYEYEVEGRATRYLALFHELPSKVGPIRSAREHSIMLAWENNINFITASGSRDNLERIRDWGVSYTNALSHGDFYRDSARRAPHNLYVNLSTLGQGSSSPGSVLRPGHISRQGSSGNSFSIEYSNNYRISYQYDENQEAYRRLINGSRHQDATGAAIWARNVIVQYTNHPRDSRGRTTPEVLGEGPIDYYVSGQRFRGTWKKTSPNGATRFYYEDGQEIERIYGSTWIQIARP from the coding sequence ATGTATCGTAAAATTACTATTATGGCTCTTATACTATTGCTTTTTATAGGGATGGCAAGCGGACATAAGTCGGAGGTTTACGGGAGTCCGGATAATCCCTTGGAAGAAGTGGAGGAAATTGAAGATGATATCGCTGAATACGAAGAAACCATCCGACTGCTGAACGAGGATATTGAAGGACGGTTGGAGCGTTTGGATGAACTGGATCGAGAACTTGCCAAAATCGAGCAGGAGCTTGAAGACACGGAAGCTGCCCTGATGGATTCTCAAAAGAGACTGGAGGAAACCACAAAGCAATTCGGGGGTCGGGTAAGAAGCTCCTATATGAAAGGGGGGACCTCCTATCTAGAGACCCTGCTGGCAGCGGATAATTTTGGGGACCTGATCATTCGACTGGCCTATATGCAAAGAATTGCTGATCGGGATGCGGAACTGATCAGTTCCGTCAGGGAAGAGCAGCAAAGAACGGAAGAACAACGGTTGGCCATGGAAGAACAACGGGATAATATTGAAGATCGAAAATTCCAAATGCAGGCGGAGCGAATAAACCTGGAGGATCAGCGCGAGACACTAACACTCCTGTTAGAAGCTTCACGGGAAGAGCTGGAAGAGGCCTTAACACGGGTTCCTCAATCGGAGGGAAAGCCGATCTACGGTATCGCCCTGGACAATCATCCCAATGCAAGACCGCAACATGGTTTATCCCAGGCAAACATTGTGTATGAGTATGAAGTGGAGGGGCGGGCAACCCGTTACTTGGCCCTTTTTCATGAGCTTCCTTCCAAGGTGGGTCCGATTCGAAGCGCAAGGGAACACAGTATCATGCTTGCTTGGGAAAATAATATAAACTTTATTACCGCCAGCGGAAGCAGGGATAACCTGGAACGGATCCGAGACTGGGGAGTGAGCTACACCAATGCCTTGTCCCACGGTGATTTTTATCGGGACAGTGCCCGGCGGGCCCCTCATAACCTCTACGTTAACTTATCCACCCTGGGACAGGGAAGTTCTTCTCCCGGCTCGGTGCTTCGTCCGGGACATATCAGCCGCCAGGGAAGTTCAGGGAATTCCTTTTCAATAGAATACAGCAACAACTATCGAATTTCCTATCAATACGATGAGAATCAGGAAGCCTATAGAAGGCTGATCAACGGCAGTCGCCACCAGGACGCTACGGGAGCCGCTATTTGGGCGCGAAACGTTATTGTTCAGTATACCAATCACCCCAGGGACAGCCGGGGACGAACGACTCCCGAGGTGCTGGGAGAAGGCCCCATTGATTATTATGTCAGCGGACAACGCTTCCGGGGAACCTGGAAAAAAACCAGTCCCAACGGGGCTACCCGATTTTATTATGAGGACGGCCAGGAGATCGAACGGATATACGGATCCACTTGGATTCAAATTGCCCGGCCGTAA
- the ftsX gene encoding permease-like cell division protein FtsX, which translates to MNRYAFGYCIRQSFRSLSRNAWLALLTSGLIAISLIILGGFLLVTTNVNQFIHTLESNVEISVFLEEGVSASEVEAQIAGLEGVTEQTFVSKEEGLENFSRTMGDPTLLRDLEGEDNPLPDLIRVQVSEPEQVAVVAQTVGAYPEVELVDYGEELVTRLMQITSRLNALFLTLGVLIALGAVFLIVNIIRLSAVARQEEVVVMKYMGASNGYIRFPFLMEGMVMGWTGTVVAILALGMIYTQLASAFGQDSLILLFQPVTDMERLLPIFLGLMIMGTLMAGFGSFVSIRKYLKV; encoded by the coding sequence ATGAATAGATATGCCTTTGGATATTGTATCAGACAAAGTTTTCGATCGCTGTCAAGAAATGCCTGGCTCGCCCTTCTTACTTCCGGGCTGATTGCCATATCCCTGATTATCTTAGGGGGATTTTTACTGGTAACCACAAATGTGAATCAGTTTATACATACCTTGGAATCCAATGTGGAAATCAGCGTGTTCCTGGAAGAAGGGGTAAGTGCTTCAGAGGTGGAAGCCCAGATTGCCGGTTTAGAAGGGGTAACGGAACAGACCTTCGTTTCCAAGGAAGAGGGACTGGAGAACTTTTCAAGAACCATGGGGGACCCGACCCTGTTACGGGATTTGGAAGGGGAAGACAATCCCCTGCCGGACTTGATCCGGGTTCAGGTTTCCGAGCCGGAGCAGGTAGCGGTTGTAGCCCAGACCGTGGGGGCTTATCCGGAAGTAGAGTTGGTGGATTATGGGGAGGAACTGGTAACCCGCTTAATGCAGATTACCAGTCGACTAAACGCCTTATTTTTAACCTTAGGGGTACTGATTGCCCTGGGCGCCGTATTTTTGATTGTTAACATCATTCGACTCTCCGCCGTGGCACGTCAGGAAGAAGTGGTGGTTATGAAATATATGGGAGCCAGTAACGGCTATATACGATTTCCTTTTTTAATGGAGGGAATGGTGATGGGTTGGACGGGAACCGTGGTTGCGATCCTAGCCTTAGGGATGATTTATACCCAATTGGCCTCGGCCTTCGGACAGGATTCCTTGATCCTGTTATTTCAACCGGTTACCGATATGGAGCGACTGCTGCCGATCTTTTTAGGATTAATGATTATGGGAACTTTGATGGCAGGCTTCGGAAGCTTTGTATCCATTCGAAAGTATCTTAAGGTGTAG
- the ftsE gene encoding cell division ATP-binding protein FtsE, producing the protein MIEINKVSMLYPGTEDPALEELSLELTSGEFLFLVGPSGAGKSTIIKLLFRETLPTSGQISFERKDIAAYKKKDILEHRRKIGMVFQDYKLIKQKTVFENVAFALEVLGYSPKEIEEKVPEALVKVGLSHKQKAFPKELSGGEQQRVGIARAIVKNPDLILADEPTGNLDRDNALQLMELFEKINLEGTTIVIATHAWDLVDRMQKRVVALSGGKLKRDEKGGYDHE; encoded by the coding sequence GTGATAGAAATTAATAAAGTAAGTATGCTGTATCCCGGAACCGAGGATCCGGCCTTAGAAGAACTATCCTTAGAACTAACCTCCGGAGAGTTTCTTTTTTTAGTGGGTCCCAGCGGTGCCGGTAAGAGTACGATCATTAAACTGCTTTTTCGGGAGACGCTTCCAACATCAGGACAGATTAGTTTTGAGCGCAAGGATATCGCTGCCTATAAAAAAAAGGATATTCTGGAACATCGTCGAAAAATCGGGATGGTTTTTCAGGATTATAAACTGATCAAACAAAAAACTGTATTTGAAAATGTGGCCTTTGCCTTGGAGGTTCTGGGGTATTCTCCAAAGGAAATCGAAGAAAAAGTTCCGGAAGCCTTAGTAAAAGTAGGCCTTAGTCACAAGCAAAAAGCCTTTCCCAAAGAGCTTTCGGGAGGAGAGCAACAACGGGTGGGCATCGCTCGAGCCATTGTTAAAAATCCGGATTTGATTCTGGCCGATGAGCCAACGGGAAACTTGGACCGGGACAATGCCCTGCAGTTAATGGAGTTGTTCGAAAAAATCAACTTGGAAGGGACCACCATCGTCATCGCCACCCATGCCTGGGATCTGGTGGATCGTATGCAAAAACGGGTGGTAGCCTTATCCGGGGGAAAACTAAAACGGGATGAGAAAGGAGGGTATGACCATGAATAG
- the rlmH gene encoding 23S rRNA (pseudouridine(1915)-N(3))-methyltransferase RlmH: MKIDIIAVGKLKEKYLKIGMEEYLKRLQSYAKVKVWEVPDEKTLEGGSLREVSIIQEKEAERIVKKIPEGAQVIALDIQGKMLTSEELSETFQEYGLRGKSHWIFIIGGSLGLSKEILQRADLRLSFSKMTFPHQLMRLILLEQIYRGFKILKREPYHK; the protein is encoded by the coding sequence ATGAAAATCGACATTATTGCCGTAGGAAAACTGAAAGAAAAATACTTGAAAATCGGGATGGAAGAGTACCTGAAAAGACTGCAGAGCTATGCCAAGGTCAAAGTTTGGGAAGTGCCCGATGAAAAAACCCTAGAGGGAGGAAGTCTCCGGGAAGTGTCAATCATTCAAGAAAAGGAAGCTGAGAGGATTGTAAAAAAAATTCCCGAAGGTGCTCAGGTGATCGCCTTGGATATTCAAGGGAAAATGCTGACTTCTGAAGAACTGTCGGAGACCTTTCAAGAGTACGGCCTTCGCGGGAAAAGCCATTGGATTTTTATTATCGGCGGTTCCCTGGGGCTTTCAAAAGAGATTTTACAGCGAGCGGATCTTCGTCTTTCTTTTTCTAAAATGACCTTTCCCCATCAACTGATGCGTCTCATTTTACTGGAGCAAATCTATCGGGGCTTTAAAATTTTAAAAAGAGAACCCTACCATAAATAA